One stretch of Armigeres subalbatus isolate Guangzhou_Male chromosome 2, GZ_Asu_2, whole genome shotgun sequence DNA includes these proteins:
- the LOC134215404 gene encoding protein I'm not dead yet-like isoform X1, with the protein MFERSVFDLQMSETTVPDDTQLGCCKRALQFVNVYWRTIFVLLVPTVASMLFLVESSPAFRCLYVVIVMGLFWVTEALPLPITSMLPIVLFPLMGILSTGETCKVYMEEPVMMFIGGIVLALAIEHCNLHKRVALKVISLIGCSQRKLHFGLMIVAMFLSMWISNTAAVAMMCPIVQAVLQELESQGLCQMYESDESIKGKTSENKDEYVQTILISSIFINRTFFDRHKKPSQTTICYLLGTAYASSIGGCGTLIGTGTNLTFKGVYENRFPEANGINFPDFMFFSVPLMLLDVVLVWAFLQWHFMGLFSIHSEAAKQSAIGREGEAVAKRVIETRYQEMGPMKSDEISVALLFILSIMLFFTRSPGFISGWSDIFPDVKIKDATPAIMIVIVLFIVPSDWRWLAYFKTNSGPLPTEPSPALITWKYVNQKLHWGLIFLLGGGFALAEAGQVTGMSALLGESLSGLQSLPPLATLFVVCLVTTMITEFTSNVAVSNIILPVLAEMAIVIKIHPLYLMLPATMCCSYAFHMPVGTPGNAIVAGAGHIRIKDMALAGIGPALITLLVMWVGLPTWGVVVYPEINTFPDWAIHEMANVSLH; encoded by the exons atgtttgaacgaAGCGTGTTTGACTTGCAAATGTCGGAAAC AACGGTCCCAGATGACACTCAATTGGGATGCTGTAAGCGAGCTCTCCAGTTCGTCAATGTGTACTGGAGAACGATATTCGTGCTGTTGGTTCCAACAGTGGCTTCCATGTTGTTTCTAGTTGAATCTTCACCGGCTTTCCGATGTCTCTATGTGGTGATAGTGATGGGTCTCTTTTGGGTAACGGAAGCCCTGCCGCTACCAATCACATCCATGCTGCCCATTGTACTATTTCCGCTGATGGGAATTCTCAGTACAGGAGAAACCTGTAAGGTCTACATGGAGGAGCCGGTGATGATGTTCATCGGAGGAATCGTTCTTGCACTGGCTATTGAACATTGTAATCTTCATAAGCGAGTCGCGTTGAAAGTGATCAGCTTGATTGGATGTAGTCAGCGGAAACTGCACTTCGGATTGATGATCGTCGCTATGTTCTTGTCCATGTGGATTTCAAACACCGCTGCGGTTGCCATGATGTGCCCAATTGTTCAAGCTGTACTGCAGGAGTTGGAATCT CAAGGACTTTGTCAAATGTACGAAAGTGATGAGTCCATCAAAGGTAAAACATCGGAAAATAAAGACGAGTATGTACAAACAATTTTAATATCTTCAATTTTTATAAATCGGACGTTCTTTGACAGACATAAAAAACCGTCTCAAACTACGATTTGCTACTTATTGGGAACAGCGTACGCATCTAGTATTGGCG GTTGTGGAACACTCATTGGAACAGGAACCAATCTCACCTTCAAAGGTGTCTACGAGAATCGCTTTCCAGAAGCTAATGGAATCAACTTTCCTGATTTTATGTTCTTCAGTGTGCCGCTGATGCTCCTCGATGTGGTTCTAGTTTGGGCCTTTCTTCAGTGGCACTTCATGGGATTGTTTAGTATTCATAGTGAGGCTGCCAAACAATCAGCCATTGGTCGTGAAGGGGAAGCCGTGGCAAAGCGAGTCATTGAAACTCGTTACCAAGAAATGGGACCAATGAAATCCGATGAAATCAGCGTTGCTTTGTTGTTCATACTGTCGATAATGTTGTTTTTCACTCGAAGCCCCGGATTTATCAGTGGTTGGTCGGATATTTTTCCTGATGT GAAAATTAAGGATGCCACACCAGCGATAATGATTGTTATCGTTTTATTTATAGTTCCATCTGATTGGCGTTGGCTGGCGTATTTCAAAACAAACTCAG GACCACTGCCCACGGAACCATCTCCGGCACTCATCACGTGGAAGTATGTCAACCAGAAACTGCACTGGGGTCTCATTTTCCTACTTGGAGGTGGTTTTGCACTAGCCGAGGCAGGTCAGGTTACCGGAATGTCGGCACTGCTAGGAGAATCGCTGTCTGGATTACAAAGCCTCCCACCGTTAGCAACATTATTCGTTGTGTGCCTCGTGACTACAATGATTACTGAATTCACCTCCAACGTTGCCGTTAGTAATATTATACTACCGGTATTGGCAGAAATG GCCATCGTAATCAAAATTCATCCTCTGTATCTGATGCTTCCGGCGACGATGTGTTGCAGTTACGCGTTCCACATGCCCGTAGGAACACCAGGAAATGCTATTGTAGCCGGAGCAGGACACATTCGCATCAAGGATATGGCACTGGCTGGGATTGGGCCAGCTTTGATCACTTTGCTAGTGATGTGGGTTGGACTTCCCACATGGGGTGTCGTTGTGTATCCTGAGATCAATACGTTCCCGGATTGGGCAATACATGAGATGGCAAATGTGTCACTTCATTGA
- the LOC134215404 gene encoding protein I'm not dead yet-like isoform X2, producing MFERSVFDLQMSETTVPDDTQLGCCKRALQFVNVYWRTIFVLLVPTVASMLFLVESSPAFRCLYVVIVMGLFWVTEALPLPITSMLPIVLFPLMGILSTGETCKVYMEEPVMMFIGGIVLALAIEHCNLHKRVALKVISLIGCSQRKLHFGLMIVAMFLSMWISNTAAVAMMCPIVQAVLQELESQGLCQMYESDESIKGKTSENKDEHKKPSQTTICYLLGTAYASSIGGCGTLIGTGTNLTFKGVYENRFPEANGINFPDFMFFSVPLMLLDVVLVWAFLQWHFMGLFSIHSEAAKQSAIGREGEAVAKRVIETRYQEMGPMKSDEISVALLFILSIMLFFTRSPGFISGWSDIFPDVKIKDATPAIMIVIVLFIVPSDWRWLAYFKTNSGPLPTEPSPALITWKYVNQKLHWGLIFLLGGGFALAEAGQVTGMSALLGESLSGLQSLPPLATLFVVCLVTTMITEFTSNVAVSNIILPVLAEMAIVIKIHPLYLMLPATMCCSYAFHMPVGTPGNAIVAGAGHIRIKDMALAGIGPALITLLVMWVGLPTWGVVVYPEINTFPDWAIHEMANVSLH from the exons atgtttgaacgaAGCGTGTTTGACTTGCAAATGTCGGAAAC AACGGTCCCAGATGACACTCAATTGGGATGCTGTAAGCGAGCTCTCCAGTTCGTCAATGTGTACTGGAGAACGATATTCGTGCTGTTGGTTCCAACAGTGGCTTCCATGTTGTTTCTAGTTGAATCTTCACCGGCTTTCCGATGTCTCTATGTGGTGATAGTGATGGGTCTCTTTTGGGTAACGGAAGCCCTGCCGCTACCAATCACATCCATGCTGCCCATTGTACTATTTCCGCTGATGGGAATTCTCAGTACAGGAGAAACCTGTAAGGTCTACATGGAGGAGCCGGTGATGATGTTCATCGGAGGAATCGTTCTTGCACTGGCTATTGAACATTGTAATCTTCATAAGCGAGTCGCGTTGAAAGTGATCAGCTTGATTGGATGTAGTCAGCGGAAACTGCACTTCGGATTGATGATCGTCGCTATGTTCTTGTCCATGTGGATTTCAAACACCGCTGCGGTTGCCATGATGTGCCCAATTGTTCAAGCTGTACTGCAGGAGTTGGAATCT CAAGGACTTTGTCAAATGTACGAAAGTGATGAGTCCATCAAAGGTAAAACATCGGAAAATAAAGACGA ACATAAAAAACCGTCTCAAACTACGATTTGCTACTTATTGGGAACAGCGTACGCATCTAGTATTGGCG GTTGTGGAACACTCATTGGAACAGGAACCAATCTCACCTTCAAAGGTGTCTACGAGAATCGCTTTCCAGAAGCTAATGGAATCAACTTTCCTGATTTTATGTTCTTCAGTGTGCCGCTGATGCTCCTCGATGTGGTTCTAGTTTGGGCCTTTCTTCAGTGGCACTTCATGGGATTGTTTAGTATTCATAGTGAGGCTGCCAAACAATCAGCCATTGGTCGTGAAGGGGAAGCCGTGGCAAAGCGAGTCATTGAAACTCGTTACCAAGAAATGGGACCAATGAAATCCGATGAAATCAGCGTTGCTTTGTTGTTCATACTGTCGATAATGTTGTTTTTCACTCGAAGCCCCGGATTTATCAGTGGTTGGTCGGATATTTTTCCTGATGT GAAAATTAAGGATGCCACACCAGCGATAATGATTGTTATCGTTTTATTTATAGTTCCATCTGATTGGCGTTGGCTGGCGTATTTCAAAACAAACTCAG GACCACTGCCCACGGAACCATCTCCGGCACTCATCACGTGGAAGTATGTCAACCAGAAACTGCACTGGGGTCTCATTTTCCTACTTGGAGGTGGTTTTGCACTAGCCGAGGCAGGTCAGGTTACCGGAATGTCGGCACTGCTAGGAGAATCGCTGTCTGGATTACAAAGCCTCCCACCGTTAGCAACATTATTCGTTGTGTGCCTCGTGACTACAATGATTACTGAATTCACCTCCAACGTTGCCGTTAGTAATATTATACTACCGGTATTGGCAGAAATG GCCATCGTAATCAAAATTCATCCTCTGTATCTGATGCTTCCGGCGACGATGTGTTGCAGTTACGCGTTCCACATGCCCGTAGGAACACCAGGAAATGCTATTGTAGCCGGAGCAGGACACATTCGCATCAAGGATATGGCACTGGCTGGGATTGGGCCAGCTTTGATCACTTTGCTAGTGATGTGGGTTGGACTTCCCACATGGGGTGTCGTTGTGTATCCTGAGATCAATACGTTCCCGGATTGGGCAATACATGAGATGGCAAATGTGTCACTTCATTGA